The following are encoded together in the Kribbella sp. CA-293567 genome:
- a CDS encoding endo-alpha-N-acetylgalactosaminidase family protein codes for MPRPVLPALTAATLAAGLLVAVPPPAATAGLSADAAAADLTLSSPELTVTVAADFPRVIRYADNASGRTLGGQPDAISTITVNGVVRAARLTGPPTVTGHKAQYKLAFDALPGVELDASLAVTGRVTTFSIDAVRDTEAARVGTIDIPDHDLVSVASTDPGATTAFTTLDPDSTRTADKITAVTSATAAEPAATGAAYAFVNTSGLAAGIESNSVYDKPSGQSVDDGARFWHRARKGADGTSRVGVWSGQWTYRADTSPYPEPLPWAKVVVTPDANNDQTVDWQDGAIAFRSIMTEPLGGDQVKDRVVTHIPFNFASQATHPFLRTLDDVKRISLATDGLGQLAVLKGYGSEGHDSAHPDYGGNYNLRAGGLTDLNTLLKKGKDYNAAFGVHVNATESYPEANAFSESLVDKTSKGWNWLNQSYYIKQRPDLASGNIIERFQQLRNETDQNLQQLYIDVYYQSGWLADGLSRQLADQGWQISTEWADRHERTSLWSHWANDLDYGGATNKGLNSRIIRFVRNHEKDVWNADPILGQTSLVEFEGWTGETDWNAFYANIWQRNLPTKFLQQQKIIDWNAGRIDFTGDVSGTVANGKRSLSVGTAKVLDGDKYLLPWDGNTKLYHYNPAGGTTTWQVPSAFRTDRFTVYKLTDTGRVRIGTAPVRDGVVSLTSVAGQPYVLYPEQAPRLADPQWGEGSHLQDPGFNAGDLRAWKPVGNASIGTLANGQHVAELGAGASKLEQRIRGLTPGRTYSASAWIEVEPGKSRRTTLDVNGTAVVVDRSTAQNRVASDDKQGLYYQRAKVVFEAAGTTADLTIGAVSGAAKVRVDDVRVVETKRPAAGLVDDFENVDQGWGPFVKGDAGGTTDPRTVLAKKHAPYTQAGWNGKLVDDVLEGDWSLKSHEENQGLVYRTTPATVPFTPGHKYQVSFDYENGVAGQYAWVQGVDRPKSVEVKATPIGAQRTKAKFSQEFVAGCGGDYWVGLRKLSAGGDQADFVLDNFAVTDLGASSETADCTSLSLAGAGLNGMVSGEENTVVSTFTNNDVVAVNNITLALTAPAGWTVTAATPATHAAVAAGTSVSTSWSVTPPAGTPEGKYGLTATGGRATTTAEATLLPPGIVPQSRIKVADVSSEDVATDGAAIAALDGNPSTLWHSAWSQVPTPATYPHHVTLDLGTTYQVNGFSYLPRQSGTNGMVKGYELYVSADGQSWGEPVKTGAFPNSIAAQRVDFTAKPGRYLKFVGTSSLNGAVFGSAAELNVYGTR; via the coding sequence GTGCCTCGACCCGTCCTCCCAGCCCTCACGGCAGCCACCCTGGCTGCCGGTTTGCTCGTCGCCGTCCCGCCCCCGGCGGCCACCGCCGGCCTGTCCGCCGACGCCGCAGCAGCCGATCTGACCCTCAGCTCACCGGAACTGACCGTCACCGTCGCCGCCGACTTCCCGCGCGTCATCCGGTACGCCGACAACGCGTCCGGCCGGACGCTCGGCGGTCAGCCCGACGCGATCTCGACCATCACCGTCAACGGTGTCGTCCGCGCGGCCCGGCTGACCGGACCACCGACGGTCACCGGCCACAAGGCGCAGTACAAGCTGGCCTTCGACGCGCTGCCCGGCGTGGAGCTGGACGCCAGCCTCGCGGTCACCGGCCGGGTGACCACCTTCAGCATCGACGCGGTCCGCGACACCGAGGCCGCTCGGGTCGGGACGATCGACATCCCGGACCACGACCTGGTCTCCGTGGCGAGCACCGACCCCGGCGCGACCACCGCCTTCACCACGCTCGACCCCGACTCGACCCGGACCGCGGACAAGATCACCGCGGTCACCTCCGCCACCGCGGCCGAACCGGCCGCCACCGGAGCGGCGTACGCGTTCGTGAACACCAGTGGTTTGGCCGCTGGGATCGAGTCGAACTCGGTCTACGACAAGCCGTCCGGGCAGTCCGTGGACGACGGCGCCCGTTTCTGGCACCGGGCTCGCAAGGGTGCCGACGGCACCAGCCGCGTCGGCGTCTGGAGCGGGCAGTGGACCTATCGCGCCGACACCTCGCCGTACCCGGAGCCGTTGCCGTGGGCCAAGGTGGTCGTGACCCCGGATGCGAACAACGACCAGACCGTCGACTGGCAGGACGGCGCGATCGCGTTCCGCTCGATCATGACCGAGCCGCTGGGTGGCGACCAGGTGAAGGACCGGGTCGTCACGCACATCCCCTTCAACTTCGCCAGTCAGGCGACGCATCCGTTCCTGCGCACCCTGGACGACGTCAAGCGGATCTCGCTGGCGACCGACGGTCTCGGGCAGCTGGCAGTGCTGAAGGGCTACGGCTCGGAGGGACACGACTCGGCCCACCCCGACTACGGCGGCAACTACAACCTCCGGGCCGGTGGGCTGACCGACCTGAACACCCTGCTCAAGAAGGGCAAGGACTACAACGCCGCGTTCGGCGTCCACGTGAACGCCACCGAGTCCTATCCGGAGGCCAACGCCTTCAGCGAGAGCCTGGTCGACAAGACCAGCAAGGGCTGGAACTGGCTGAACCAGAGCTACTACATCAAGCAGCGTCCTGATCTTGCCTCGGGCAACATCATCGAGCGCTTCCAGCAGCTACGGAACGAGACCGACCAGAACCTGCAGCAGCTCTACATCGACGTGTACTACCAGTCCGGCTGGCTGGCGGACGGTCTGAGCCGGCAGCTCGCCGACCAGGGCTGGCAGATCTCCACCGAGTGGGCCGACCGGCACGAGCGCACGTCGCTGTGGTCGCACTGGGCCAACGACCTGGACTACGGCGGCGCCACCAACAAGGGCCTGAACTCCCGGATCATCCGGTTCGTCCGCAACCACGAGAAGGACGTCTGGAACGCGGACCCGATCCTCGGCCAGACCTCCCTGGTCGAGTTCGAGGGCTGGACCGGCGAGACCGACTGGAACGCCTTCTACGCCAACATCTGGCAGCGCAACCTGCCGACCAAGTTCCTGCAGCAGCAGAAGATCATCGACTGGAACGCCGGCCGGATCGACTTCACCGGTGACGTCAGCGGCACCGTTGCCAACGGCAAGCGCAGCCTGAGCGTCGGGACGGCGAAGGTGCTCGACGGCGACAAGTACCTGCTGCCGTGGGACGGCAACACCAAGCTCTACCACTACAATCCGGCTGGTGGCACGACCACCTGGCAGGTCCCGTCGGCCTTCCGCACCGACCGCTTCACCGTCTACAAACTGACCGACACCGGCCGCGTCCGGATCGGTACCGCACCGGTCCGCGACGGCGTCGTTTCGCTGACTTCGGTCGCAGGCCAGCCCTACGTCCTGTACCCCGAGCAGGCGCCGCGGCTCGCGGACCCGCAATGGGGTGAGGGCAGCCACCTGCAGGACCCCGGCTTCAACGCCGGCGATCTGCGCGCCTGGAAGCCGGTCGGCAATGCCTCCATCGGCACCCTCGCCAACGGCCAGCACGTCGCCGAACTCGGCGCCGGGGCGAGCAAGCTCGAGCAGCGGATTCGTGGCCTCACTCCCGGCCGCACCTACAGCGCCTCGGCCTGGATCGAGGTCGAGCCGGGCAAGTCCCGCAGGACCACGCTCGACGTCAACGGCACCGCGGTGGTCGTGGACCGCTCGACCGCACAGAACCGGGTCGCCTCGGACGACAAGCAAGGCCTGTACTACCAGCGCGCCAAGGTGGTCTTCGAGGCCGCCGGTACGACGGCCGACCTGACCATCGGTGCCGTCAGCGGTGCCGCCAAGGTCCGGGTCGACGATGTCCGGGTGGTGGAGACCAAGCGTCCGGCCGCCGGGCTCGTCGACGACTTCGAGAACGTCGACCAGGGCTGGGGCCCGTTCGTGAAGGGCGATGCGGGTGGCACGACCGATCCACGGACGGTCCTGGCGAAGAAGCACGCGCCCTACACGCAGGCCGGCTGGAACGGGAAGCTCGTCGACGACGTACTCGAGGGTGACTGGTCCCTCAAGTCACACGAGGAGAACCAAGGCTTGGTTTATCGCACGACACCGGCGACCGTGCCGTTCACGCCCGGCCACAAGTACCAGGTCAGCTTCGACTACGAGAACGGCGTGGCGGGCCAGTACGCCTGGGTCCAGGGCGTGGATCGGCCCAAGTCGGTCGAGGTGAAGGCGACCCCGATCGGTGCCCAGCGCACCAAGGCGAAGTTCAGCCAGGAATTCGTGGCCGGCTGTGGTGGCGACTACTGGGTCGGCCTGCGCAAGTTGTCGGCCGGCGGTGACCAGGCGGACTTCGTCCTCGACAACTTCGCCGTGACCGATCTCGGTGCATCGAGCGAGACCGCGGACTGTACTTCGCTGAGCCTGGCGGGCGCCGGCCTGAACGGCATGGTGTCCGGTGAGGAGAACACAGTCGTCAGCACCTTCACCAACAACGATGTGGTTGCCGTCAACAACATCACGCTGGCACTCACCGCTCCGGCGGGCTGGACGGTCACCGCGGCTACTCCGGCAACTCACGCGGCGGTGGCCGCCGGTACCAGCGTCAGCACGAGTTGGTCGGTGACGCCGCCTGCCGGGACACCCGAGGGCAAGTACGGGCTGACGGCAACTGGTGGTCGGGCGACGACGACGGCCGAGGCGACTCTGCTGCCGCCGGGCATCGTGCCGCAGTCGCGGATCAAGGTGGCCGACGTCAGCAGCGAGGATGTCGCCACCGACGGGGCGGCTATCGCAGCCCTCGATGGAAACCCGAGCACGCTGTGGCACTCCGCCTGGTCACAGGTGCCGACTCCGGCCACCTACCCGCATCACGTCACGCTGGATCTCGGGACGACGTACCAGGTGAACGGGTTCAGCTACCTGCCGCGGCAGAGTGGGACGAACGGGATGGTCAAGGGCTACGAGTTGTACGTCAGCGCGGACGGGCAGAGCTGGGGTGAGCCGGTGAAGACCGGCGCCTTCCCCAACTCGATCGCCGCGCAGCGGGTCGACTTCACCGCGAAACCCGGTCGCTATCTCAAGTTCGTCGGCACCAGCTCGCTGAACGGCGCCGTCTTCGGCTCCGCCGCCGAGCTGAACGTCTACGGGACCCGATAG
- a CDS encoding HAMP domain-containing sensor histidine kinase: protein MGLRSKLGLIFVLVSSLAILVLCVAVYTQAQSARLDRTRSFADERIQAAAQSYERTEIPVFGARLDDPELPPQLRAAVLDGKRATFKTASPDARMWAAVSVKDGQILSIQQEYDANDPSMNALRRALILGGIGTVALVALGSVIAAGSLSRRIVAVAGTARRIASGDLDASAAAAAGKGKDEVQALATALDTMASSLRGQLEAERRFTADVAHDLRTPVTGLLTAAELLPPGRPSELVRDRAKVLRRLVEDLLEIARFDSGVEQVDLEHVGIGAFVGSAVGRLRMQQSLAPDSVVVHRIGREETISTDSRRIERILANLIVNGLRHGRPPIEVTVQGRTIEVVDHGTGYPEELIAEGPRRFRSGMAERGVGHGLGLTIAAGHAKVLGAELTFGTAPGGGACARLVLPNRPDTEP from the coding sequence GTGGGCCTTCGCAGCAAGCTAGGTCTGATCTTCGTCCTGGTTTCCTCGCTGGCGATCCTGGTGCTCTGCGTAGCGGTCTACACCCAGGCCCAGTCGGCCCGGCTGGACCGCACGCGGAGCTTCGCCGACGAACGGATCCAGGCCGCGGCGCAGAGCTACGAGCGGACCGAGATCCCGGTCTTCGGCGCCCGGCTGGACGACCCGGAGTTGCCACCGCAACTCCGGGCGGCCGTCCTGGACGGCAAGCGGGCCACGTTCAAGACCGCTTCGCCGGATGCCCGGATGTGGGCGGCCGTCAGCGTCAAGGACGGCCAGATCCTGTCGATCCAGCAGGAGTACGACGCCAACGACCCGTCGATGAACGCGTTGCGCCGGGCCCTGATCCTGGGCGGTATCGGCACCGTGGCCCTGGTTGCCCTGGGCAGCGTGATCGCGGCCGGCAGCCTGTCCCGCCGGATCGTCGCCGTCGCCGGTACGGCGCGCCGGATCGCTTCGGGAGATCTCGACGCCTCGGCCGCCGCCGCGGCGGGCAAGGGCAAGGACGAGGTCCAGGCGCTCGCCACGGCACTGGACACGATGGCCAGTTCGCTGCGCGGACAACTCGAGGCCGAGCGAAGATTCACCGCGGACGTCGCCCACGACCTCCGGACGCCGGTCACCGGCCTGCTGACGGCCGCCGAGTTGCTGCCACCGGGCCGGCCCAGCGAGCTGGTCCGCGACCGCGCCAAGGTACTGCGCCGGCTGGTCGAGGACCTGCTCGAGATCGCCCGGTTCGACTCGGGGGTGGAGCAGGTCGATCTGGAGCACGTCGGGATCGGTGCCTTCGTCGGATCGGCCGTCGGCCGCCTGCGGATGCAGCAGTCGCTCGCGCCGGACAGTGTGGTCGTGCACCGGATCGGCCGGGAGGAGACGATCTCCACCGACTCGCGCCGGATCGAGCGGATCCTGGCCAACCTGATCGTCAACGGACTGCGGCACGGCCGGCCGCCGATCGAGGTGACCGTGCAGGGCCGGACCATCGAGGTGGTCGACCACGGCACCGGCTATCCCGAGGAACTGATTGCCGAAGGCCCCCGTCGGTTCCGTTCGGGAATGGCGGAGCGCGGCGTCGGCCACGGACTCGGCCTGACCATCGCGGCCGGTCACGCGAAGGTGCTCGGCGCCGAGCTGACCTTCGGTACCGCCCCCGGCGGCGGTGCCTGCGCCCGGTTGGTGCTGCCCAACCGTCCTGACACGGAGCCGTAA
- the cseB gene encoding two-component system response regulator CseB: MVPEEPAARILMVEDDAVIREATQLTLERHGYDVTTAEDGLEAIEIFEKIHPDAVMLDIMLPGLDGISVCRRIRETSTVPIVMVSARGDALDVVLGLEAGADDYVTKPFDTQVLVARLRAVLRRAVSDPERPAPASGATVESFGDLELDREALEVRRAGATVQLTPTELKLLIEFANNPGVVLSRSTLLQRVWDYEWGGDGRLVDVHLQRLRTKIGADRIETVRGFGYKLRA; the protein is encoded by the coding sequence GTGGTACCGGAAGAACCGGCAGCGCGCATCCTGATGGTCGAGGACGACGCGGTGATCCGTGAGGCGACCCAGTTGACCCTGGAACGTCATGGCTACGACGTCACAACGGCCGAGGACGGCCTCGAGGCGATCGAGATTTTCGAGAAGATCCATCCGGACGCGGTGATGCTCGACATCATGCTGCCGGGTCTGGACGGCATCTCCGTGTGCCGGCGGATCCGGGAGACCAGCACCGTTCCGATCGTGATGGTGTCCGCCCGCGGTGACGCGCTGGACGTCGTACTCGGGCTGGAGGCCGGCGCCGACGACTACGTCACCAAGCCGTTCGACACCCAGGTGCTGGTGGCCCGGCTGCGGGCCGTGCTGCGGCGGGCAGTGTCCGACCCGGAGCGGCCGGCCCCGGCGAGCGGGGCGACGGTCGAGTCGTTCGGCGACCTGGAGCTCGACCGGGAGGCGCTCGAGGTACGGCGGGCCGGTGCGACCGTCCAGCTCACCCCGACCGAGCTCAAGTTGCTGATCGAGTTCGCCAACAACCCCGGTGTGGTGCTGAGCAGGTCGACCCTGCTGCAACGCGTCTGGGACTACGAGTGGGGCGGCGACGGCCGGCTGGTCGACGTCCACCTGCAGCGGCTGCGGACCAAGATCGGGGCCGACCGGATCGAAACCGTGCGCGGATTCGGATACAAGCTGCGGGCCTAG
- a CDS encoding FAD-binding oxidoreductase: MNDLVERLRQVLPPEALITDQDRIQSYRYDRAMFCPAGEPVAVVLARETAHVQAAMKLANDAGVPVVPQGARSGLSGAANAIDGCLVVSLEKMDRILAIEPVDRYVVTQPGVYNAVLSRAVAEQGLFYPPDPSSWEFCSIGGNLSTNSGGLCCVKYGVTTDYVLALEVVLADGQVLRTGRRTVKGVAGYDLTKLIVGSEGTLGIITEATLALRPQAARPRTMAALFGSGVAAGEAIVEIIRSGVSLSLLEIMDRTTIKAVNDHLRMDLPTEAAAMLIAQSDAGGEAGAADVATVAKLCRQYGAIECIEADDPAEGELLLEARRAALVALEQLGTTMIDDVCVPRSRLADFIGAIERLSADLDITIGVLGHAGDGNMHPTVVFDAADPDQAARAQVAFGKVMEIGLELGGTITGEHGVGVLKREWLAEEIGPVGLSVHRAIKAALDPKNLLNPGKVVS; the protein is encoded by the coding sequence ATGAACGATCTAGTCGAGCGTCTCCGGCAGGTGCTGCCGCCGGAGGCGCTGATCACCGATCAGGACCGGATCCAGAGCTACCGCTACGACCGGGCGATGTTCTGCCCGGCCGGTGAGCCGGTCGCGGTGGTGCTTGCGCGGGAGACCGCTCATGTCCAGGCGGCGATGAAGCTCGCCAACGACGCGGGCGTTCCCGTCGTGCCCCAAGGTGCCCGCTCCGGGCTCTCCGGCGCGGCGAACGCGATCGACGGTTGCCTGGTCGTCTCACTGGAGAAGATGGACCGGATCCTCGCGATCGAGCCCGTCGACCGGTACGTCGTCACCCAGCCGGGCGTCTACAACGCGGTACTGTCGCGCGCGGTGGCCGAGCAGGGCCTGTTCTATCCGCCGGATCCGTCCAGCTGGGAGTTCTGCTCGATCGGCGGGAACCTGTCGACCAACTCGGGCGGCCTGTGCTGCGTGAAGTACGGCGTGACGACCGACTACGTGCTCGCGCTGGAGGTGGTGCTCGCCGACGGTCAGGTACTGCGAACCGGCCGGCGTACCGTCAAGGGCGTCGCCGGCTACGACCTGACCAAGCTGATCGTCGGCAGCGAAGGCACCTTGGGGATCATCACCGAGGCGACGCTCGCGCTGCGCCCGCAAGCGGCCCGGCCACGCACGATGGCGGCGCTGTTCGGCTCCGGTGTCGCGGCCGGTGAGGCGATCGTCGAGATCATCCGCAGCGGCGTTTCGCTGTCCCTGCTGGAGATCATGGACCGCACCACCATCAAGGCGGTCAACGACCATCTGCGGATGGACCTGCCGACCGAGGCTGCCGCGATGCTGATCGCCCAGTCGGACGCAGGTGGCGAGGCCGGTGCCGCCGACGTGGCGACCGTGGCGAAGCTCTGCCGGCAGTACGGCGCGATCGAGTGCATCGAGGCCGACGACCCGGCCGAGGGTGAACTCCTGCTGGAGGCCCGCCGGGCGGCGCTGGTCGCGCTCGAGCAGCTCGGCACGACGATGATCGACGACGTCTGCGTACCGCGCTCCCGGCTGGCCGACTTCATCGGCGCGATCGAGCGGCTCTCGGCCGACCTGGACATCACCATCGGCGTCCTCGGGCATGCCGGTGACGGCAACATGCACCCGACCGTCGTGTTCGACGCGGCCGATCCGGACCAGGCCGCGCGGGCCCAGGTGGCCTTCGGCAAGGTGATGGAGATCGGGCTGGAGCTCGGCGGCACCATCACCGGCGAGCACGGCGTCGGGGTGCTCAAGCGCGAGTGGCTGGCCGAGGAGATCGGTCCGGTCGGCCTCTCGGTGCACCGCGCGATCAAGGCCGCGCTGGACCCGAAGAACCTGCTGAATCCGGGCAAGGTGGTTTCGTGA
- the hppD gene encoding 4-hydroxyphenylpyruvate dioxygenase, producing MTSTDLTPAELDADLDLDQLKQLVGLVPYDESTDPFPVTAMDAVVFVVGNANQTAKYYQLAFGMDLVAYSGPEHGNKDHKAFVLKAGSARFVITGGVTPSSPLNEHHRKHGDGVADIALEVPDVDKCIAHARAQGAIVLEEPNDVSDEHGTVRRAAIAAYGDTRHTLIDRSKYDGPYLPGFVEATTQVVRPEGHPKRLFQAVDHVVGNVELGLMDEWVGFYNKVMGFVNMAEFVGDDIATDYSALMSKVVANGNHRVKFPLNEPAIAKKKSQIDEFLEFYDGAGAQHIALATNDILRTVDIMRANGVEFLNTPDSYYEDPELRERIGNVRAPIEELQKRKILVDRDEDGYLLQIFTKPIGDRPTVFYELIERHGSLGFGKGNFKALFEAIEREQERRGNL from the coding sequence ATGACCAGCACCGACCTCACCCCCGCAGAGCTCGACGCCGATCTCGACCTCGACCAGTTGAAGCAGCTCGTCGGCCTGGTGCCGTACGACGAGAGCACCGATCCGTTCCCCGTCACGGCGATGGACGCGGTGGTGTTCGTGGTCGGCAACGCGAACCAGACCGCCAAGTACTACCAGCTCGCCTTCGGGATGGACCTGGTCGCGTACTCCGGACCGGAGCACGGCAACAAGGACCACAAGGCGTTCGTGCTGAAGGCCGGCTCGGCGCGGTTCGTCATCACCGGTGGCGTGACCCCGAGCAGCCCGCTGAACGAGCACCACCGCAAGCACGGTGACGGGGTCGCCGACATCGCCCTCGAGGTTCCGGACGTCGACAAGTGCATCGCGCACGCCCGCGCTCAGGGCGCCATCGTGCTCGAGGAACCGAACGACGTCAGTGACGAGCACGGCACGGTCCGCCGCGCCGCCATCGCGGCGTACGGGGACACCCGGCACACGTTGATCGACCGGAGCAAGTACGACGGCCCGTACCTGCCGGGCTTCGTCGAGGCGACGACCCAGGTGGTGCGGCCCGAGGGGCACCCGAAGCGGCTGTTCCAGGCCGTCGACCACGTGGTCGGCAACGTCGAGCTCGGCCTGATGGACGAGTGGGTCGGCTTCTACAACAAGGTGATGGGCTTCGTGAACATGGCGGAGTTCGTCGGCGACGACATCGCCACCGACTACTCCGCGCTGATGAGCAAGGTGGTGGCCAACGGCAACCACCGGGTCAAGTTCCCGCTGAACGAGCCGGCCATCGCGAAGAAGAAGTCGCAGATCGACGAGTTCCTGGAGTTCTACGACGGCGCCGGCGCCCAGCACATCGCGCTGGCCACCAACGACATCCTGCGCACCGTCGACATCATGCGCGCCAACGGCGTCGAGTTCCTGAACACGCCCGACTCGTACTACGAGGACCCGGAGCTGCGGGAGCGGATCGGCAACGTCCGGGCGCCGATCGAGGAGCTGCAGAAGCGCAAGATCCTGGTCGACCGCGACGAGGACGGCTACCTGCTGCAGATCTTCACCAAGCCGATCGGCGACCGGCCGACGGTGTTCTACGAGTTGATCGAGCGGCACGGTTCGCTCGGCTTCGGCAAGGGCAACTTCAAGGCGCTGTTCGAGGCGATCGAGCGCGAGCAGGAGCGCCGCGGCAACCTGTAG
- a CDS encoding Lrp/AsnC family transcriptional regulator — translation MAGVDALDARILDLFAAEPRVGVLEASRRLGVARGTIQARLDRLTRDGVVRGWGPDVDTTEIGYPVTAFATLQIEQGSGHKTVAAALAAIPEVLEVYTITGAEDLWCRIVARSNADLQRVIDQVVIVHGIQRASTVIALAEQVPHRVLPLLHAATRP, via the coding sequence ATGGCCGGAGTGGACGCGCTGGACGCCCGCATCCTCGACCTGTTCGCCGCCGAACCCCGCGTCGGCGTACTCGAAGCCTCCCGCCGCCTCGGCGTCGCCAGAGGCACCATCCAGGCCCGGCTGGACCGCCTGACCCGCGACGGCGTCGTCCGCGGCTGGGGTCCCGACGTCGACACCACCGAGATCGGCTACCCCGTCACCGCCTTCGCCACGCTCCAGATCGAACAAGGCTCAGGCCACAAAACCGTGGCCGCCGCCCTGGCCGCGATCCCCGAGGTCCTGGAGGTCTACACCATCACCGGCGCCGAAGACCTCTGGTGCCGGATAGTCGCCCGCTCGAACGCCGACCTGCAACGGGTCATCGACCAGGTGGTCATCGTCCACGGCATCCAGCGCGCCTCGACGGTGATCGCCCTCGCGGAACAGGTCCCCCACCGCGTCCTCCCCCTGCTCCATGCCGCCACGCGTCCCTGA
- a CDS encoding IclR family transcriptional regulator: MPAETSQTLDRGLTVLELLADAPDGLSITELAASLSVSRTVVYRLVNTLELHRLVRRDSEGRARLGLAVLHYSRRVQPTLRDAALPVLRSLAEDTGATAHLTVADGDEALAIAVIEPSWTDFHVSYRMGSRHALDQGAAGKAILAGRRKPDPAGRPFVITAGELQAGAQGVSSPVLGVPGVEASIGVVVLGKLDRDFVGPRVARAAVEVAKRLA, translated from the coding sequence GTGCCCGCTGAGACGTCCCAGACTCTCGATCGGGGACTCACCGTCCTCGAGTTGCTCGCGGACGCCCCGGACGGCCTGTCGATCACCGAACTGGCCGCGTCGCTGAGCGTCAGCCGGACCGTCGTCTACCGACTGGTCAACACCCTCGAACTCCACCGGCTGGTCCGCCGCGACAGCGAAGGCCGGGCGCGACTCGGCCTCGCGGTGCTGCACTACTCCCGCCGCGTGCAGCCGACTCTGCGTGACGCCGCCCTCCCCGTACTGCGCTCGCTCGCCGAAGACACCGGCGCCACGGCGCACCTCACCGTGGCCGACGGTGACGAGGCGCTGGCCATCGCGGTGATCGAACCGAGCTGGACCGACTTCCACGTCTCGTACCGGATGGGCTCCCGGCATGCGCTCGACCAGGGCGCGGCCGGCAAAGCGATCTTGGCGGGACGCCGCAAGCCGGATCCTGCCGGCCGGCCTTTCGTCATCACGGCTGGTGAACTGCAGGCCGGTGCGCAGGGCGTGTCGTCCCCGGTCCTCGGCGTACCGGGGGTGGAGGCGTCGATCGGCGTAGTCGTGCTGGGCAAACTCGACCGAGACTTCGTCGGCCCCCGCGTAGCCCGCGCCGCGGTAGAGGTCGCCAAACGCCTCGCCTGA
- a CDS encoding MFS transporter, with product MARLLTDIRPLRESADFRRLWIGSSVSQLGQQMTAVTVSIQVYAMTHSTFSVGLVGLSSLVPLIVFGLYGGAMADAVDRRTLALVSSGGLWLLSMVLVAQSVLHWNQVWVLYAVVAAQSACFAVNNPARSAIIPRLVRPELLPAANTLSQAAFNLGFTAGPLLGAVVIAWQGFGAAYLVDVLTFTAALYALFRLPPVPPTGLVRRAGLRSVLEGFSFLRAAPALLATFVADILAMVFAQPRALFPAVAGSFFAGGVKTVGLLQAAPAIGALVGVLFSGWVGRVRRQGVAIVVAISVYAAAVGLFGLSRTIWLGVALLALSGAADMVSSAYRNTVLQSAAPDAMRGRLQGVFIVVVAGGPRLGDFVAGTTASISTPTIALLGGASVCIVGLLVLLAWNKPFRRYDSEVRALR from the coding sequence GTGGCCCGCTTGCTGACCGACATCCGCCCACTCCGGGAGTCGGCCGACTTCCGCCGGCTGTGGATCGGGTCGTCGGTCTCCCAGCTCGGCCAGCAGATGACCGCGGTGACCGTCTCGATCCAGGTCTACGCGATGACCCACTCGACCTTCTCGGTGGGGCTGGTCGGCCTCAGCTCGCTGGTCCCACTGATCGTCTTCGGCCTGTACGGCGGCGCGATGGCCGACGCCGTCGACCGCCGTACGCTCGCGCTCGTCTCGTCCGGCGGCCTGTGGTTGCTGTCGATGGTGCTGGTCGCCCAGTCCGTCCTGCACTGGAACCAGGTCTGGGTCCTGTACGCCGTCGTCGCGGCCCAGTCGGCCTGTTTCGCGGTCAACAATCCGGCGCGGTCCGCGATCATCCCGCGCCTCGTCCGGCCCGAGCTTCTGCCGGCCGCCAACACGCTCAGCCAGGCCGCCTTCAACCTGGGCTTCACGGCCGGGCCGCTGCTGGGCGCGGTGGTGATCGCCTGGCAGGGGTTCGGCGCGGCGTACCTGGTGGACGTCTTGACCTTCACCGCCGCGCTCTACGCGCTGTTCCGGTTGCCTCCGGTGCCGCCGACAGGTCTCGTACGCCGGGCCGGCCTGCGTTCGGTCCTGGAGGGTTTCAGCTTCCTCCGGGCCGCTCCGGCGTTGCTGGCGACCTTCGTCGCGGACATCCTCGCGATGGTGTTCGCGCAGCCGCGGGCGTTGTTTCCCGCCGTGGCCGGTTCGTTCTTCGCCGGGGGCGTGAAGACGGTCGGGTTGCTGCAGGCCGCGCCGGCGATCGGGGCGCTCGTGGGCGTGCTCTTCTCCGGCTGGGTGGGCCGGGTGCGGCGGCAGGGGGTGGCGATCGTGGTCGCGATCAGCGTCTACGCGGCCGCGGTCGGTTTGTTCGGGTTGTCGCGCACGATCTGGCTCGGCGTCGCGCTGCTGGCCTTGTCGGGGGCCGCGGACATGGTCAGTTCGGCGTACCGGAACACGGTCTTGCAGTCGGCCGCCCCGGACGCGATGCGCGGGCGGCTGCAGGGTGTCTTCATCGTGGTGGTGGCCGGTGGGCCGCGGCTCGGCGACTTCGTGGCCGGTACGACGGCTTCGATCAGTACTCCGACGATCGCGCTGCTCGGCGGAGCCAGCGTGTGCATCGTCGGGCTGCTGGTGCTGCTCGCGTGGAACAAGCCGTTTCGCCGCTACGACTCGGAGGTCCGGGCACTGCGATGA